From Acetonema longum DSM 6540, one genomic window encodes:
- a CDS encoding IS3 family transposase (programmed frameshift), with the protein MKMFKQFSAEFKLQAVKRVETTGEPVSKVAAELGINENTLHGWLKRYREKPDTPFPGSGKLSADDERLRKLEREIRDLREENEILKKAAALLREEPEIKRFEFIKAHRQTYRVAKLCKTLGVSRSGYYAWEKRPKSQRDLRNEAILEQIQQIHQTKRQTYGCRKIHQELRRKGLKLNHKRVERLMSQAGIRAKTAQKYKATTNSKHSLPVAENLLNRDFTASKPNQKMVSDITYLWTEEGWLYVAAVLDLCGQRVVGVSMSERMTKELVIQALDSACKRVRPPRGVLIHSDRGSQYCSNDYQDLLKKHGFICSMSRKGNCWDNAPMEAFWGKMKYEWLVGQRFQTREQARAAVFEYVEIFYNRQRIHATNGYRTPEEYYLSAMAA; encoded by the exons ATGAAAATGTTCAAACAGTTTAGCGCTGAGTTTAAACTGCAAGCAGTGAAAAGGGTAGAAACGACCGGCGAGCCGGTATCCAAAGTAGCAGCCGAATTAGGAATCAATGAAAATACGCTTCATGGCTGGTTAAAAAGGTATCGAGAAAAGCCCGATACTCCGTTCCCTGGCAGCGGCAAGCTCAGTGCGGACGATGAGCGTTTGAGAAAACTGGAGCGAGAAATCCGCGATCTACGGGAGGAAAACGAGATTTTAAAAAAGGCGGCTGCTT TACTTCGCGAAGAACCAGAAATAAAACGGTTTGAATTTATCAAAGCCCACCGCCAAACTTATCGGGTGGCGAAGCTGTGCAAAACGCTGGGGGTATCCCGTAGCGGCTACTATGCATGGGAAAAACGCCCGAAAAGCCAAAGAGACTTACGAAACGAGGCCATTTTGGAGCAAATTCAGCAAATCCATCAGACGAAGCGCCAGACCTATGGTTGTCGTAAAATCCATCAAGAGTTGCGCCGTAAGGGTCTGAAACTGAACCATAAGCGAGTGGAACGCCTGATGAGTCAGGCAGGCATTCGTGCTAAAACGGCTCAAAAATATAAAGCCACTACCAATTCGAAACATTCCCTCCCCGTTGCCGAAAACCTGTTAAACCGAGATTTTACAGCCTCCAAGCCCAATCAAAAAATGGTCAGCGATATAACCTATCTCTGGACCGAGGAAGGCTGGCTATACGTGGCTGCCGTCCTCGACCTATGCGGTCAACGAGTGGTCGGAGTATCCATGAGTGAGCGGATGACCAAAGAACTGGTCATTCAGGCGCTAGACAGTGCCTGCAAGCGCGTTCGGCCGCCCCGGGGAGTACTCATTCACTCAGATCGTGGCAGTCAATATTGCTCCAATGATTATCAGGACTTACTCAAAAAGCACGGCTTTATTTGCAGCATGTCCAGGAAGGGCAACTGCTGGGACAACGCCCCGATGGAGGCTTTTTGGGGCAAGATGAAATATGAATGGCTGGTCGGACAACGGTTTCAAACACGCGAACAGGCCCGCGCCGCCGTATTTGAATATGTGGAAATCTTTTATAACCGGCAACGGATTCATGCCACCAATGGCTACCGGACTCCCGAAGAGTACTATCTGTCGGCTATGGCCGCCTAA